The nucleotide sequence CTCAAGGATTACGGTCTCGACGACTTCTACCTTGAGCTGTCCACTAAGGATCCGGAGAAGTTTGTCGGCTCGGACGAGGTGTGGGAAGAGGCCACACGCACGCTCGAAGAGGTCGGTAAGGCTTCTGGTCTGGAACTCGTGCCCGACCCAGGCGGGGCCGCGTTCTACGGACCGAAGATCTCCGTGCAGGCGAAGGACGCACTCGGACGCACGTGGCAGATGTCGACCATCCAGCTCGACTTCAACATGCCGGAGCGTTTCAGCTTGGAGTACACCGGCCCCGATGGGAGCCGCCAGCGCCCGGTGATGATTCACCGTGCGCTGTTCGGTTCGATCGAGCGGTTCTTCGGGGTGCTGACGGAGCACTACGCGGGCATGTTTCCCGCGTGGCTTGCGCCGGTGCAAGTAGTGGGCATCCCAGTTGCGGAGAAGCATGAAGAGCACCTATTTTCGGTAATCTCGCAGCTCAAGTCGGCTGGCATCCGGGCCGAAGTAGACGTCAGCGATGAGCGGATGCAGAAGAAGATCCGTACCCACACCACCGGCAAGGTTCCGTTCATGCTTCTCGCGGGTGACCGTGACGTAGAAGCTGGAGCAGTGAGCTTCCGATTCCACGACGGTTCGCAGCTAAACGGGGTACCCGCAGATCAAGCGATAGAGATTATTACGGGCTGGGTGTCGGGCCGGATTAACGCAGCCCCTGCCGCGGCGACGCTGCGCGCAAACGGGGCACCTTGATCGTGGACCACGACCAGCTCGTCGACTCCGGGGTAGGTGTGCCCGACCGGCTGCAGCGTATCTGGACACCGCACCGCATGTCCTATATTGCAGACTCGTCGGTCCCGGAAAAAGACGAGGGATGCCCGCTGTGCAGGATCCCGCAGATGAGCGACGAGGAAGGGCTGGTTATTGCACGGGGCCGCACGGTGTACGCCGTGCTGAACCTCTACCCGTACAACCCTGGGCACCTGATGATCGTGCCCTACCGTCATGTTGCCGACCTCACCGAACTCAACGAATCGGAAAGCAATGAGCTCACCGCGTTCACGCAGGTGGCACTACGAGTAATCCGTGGGGTGTCGCAGCCTCACGGATTCAACGTCGGGCTGAACCTCGGTGCCGCCGCCGGAGGCTCATTGTCTGCGCACCTCCATCAGCATCTGGTCCCGCGCTGGGTGGGAGATGCGAACTTCATCACCGTGACCGGTGAAACGAAAGTTTTGCCGCAGCTTCTGCGGGAAACGCGGTCGCTTCTCTCCCTGGCCTGGGATACGCCGCAAACTGAGACTTAACTCGCGTGCCACGCGAACGTCGGCGGGCCCGGCGCGCTTTCGCGCCTGTCCGGTTATAGGCTCTCGGTAACGTTCATCCATTTCATCACGGAAAAGGGCTGTCATGCTTAGCGTTTTCGGGCGACCGTCGGTGTCGAAAGTCACCGCGCCACTCGGAAGGGCGCTGGTTCGTGCGGGTATTAGCCCAGATGCCGTGACTATCGCCGGCACAACCGCTACGGTTGCCGCTGCACTCACGCTGTTCCCGACGGGCCACCTCTTCTGGGGTGCCGTGGTTATCGCCTTATTCGTTCTGTTCGATCTCGTTGATGGAGCAATGGCCCGGGCCCGGGGCGGAGGCACGCCGTATGGGGCTGTGCTCGATGCGACGTGCGACCGTATCGCGGATGGTGCGATCTTTGCAGCACTAGCATGGTGGGCCGTATACCACGAAGAGTCCAGGCCGCTCGTGGCTGCAACACTGATCTGTCTGGTGACCTCGCAGGTAGTTTCCTACGCGAAGGCGCGCGCGGAAGCGAGTGGCCTGACGGCGGACGGCGGACTGATTGAGCGGTCAGATCGTCTGGTCATCGTGCTTCTCGGTGCGGGCTTCACCGGAATTGGCGTGTTCTGGGCAATTCACGTCGCAATGTGGCTGCTCGCCATCGGCAGCATCGTCACCGTCATTCAGCGTGTGGCGGCCGTTCGGCGCTCACCCGGAGCGCTCGCTGTGATGACCGAAACTCAGCCTGAAACCCCTCAGGAGCCTCAATGAGCGACTCGCCCGCGCTGGTAGACACTTTTTCGGACTACGCATTTGCGACGGGGTGGCGGCTCGTTCGTTCGTTGCCAGAGCCAGTTGCAGCGGGAACGTTCAATATGGGCGCTGACTATGCGGCACGCGGCGGCGGCCCAAACCAGTTGCGAAAAAACCTCGCCCGGGTGCTCGGCGTCCACCCGGTCGCGGTCCCAGGCGTATTGATGCGCGCTGCTATGCGCTCTTACGCGCGGTACTGGCGCGAAGCGTTCCGATTGCCCTCTATGGACCTAGTTGAGGTGGCGCGGTCAATCGACGAGAGTGTCCACGGCCGCGAGAATCTACTGAACCCGCACGCGGACGGCCGCGGCGTTGTGCTCGCGCTGCCTCACAGTGGCAACTGGGATCTCGCGGGGGTGTGGCTGGTGCACACCCTAGGCAGATTCTCGACCGTGGCCGAGCGGCTCAAGCCGGAATCGCTCTATCAGCGCTTCGTCGACTACCGCGAGTCGTTGGGGTTCGAGATCTTCCCCACGAGCGGTGGCGAGCGACCACCTTCACAGGTGCTGAAGGAGAGGCTGACCGAAGGCAAAGTCGTGTGTCTCCTAGCGGATCGCGATCTGACCGCGGCGGGAATCCCGGTGGACTTTTTCGGTGGCCGGACCAGTTTTCCCGCCGGTCCGGCCAAGCTCGCGCAGGAAACGGGCGCCGCGTTGGTGCCCGTACACTGCTGGTTTACGCCAAACGGCTGGGGCTTCAAAGTGGAGCCTGAGATCGACTTGGCCCAGGGCGTCGCGTCGGCAACGCAGGAACTGGCAGACGTGTTTTCCCTGAACATTGTGCGATATCCGGCAGACTGGCACATGCTGCAGCCGCTCTGGTGGGAAGACCTGTCGAAGGAACGACTGGCCCGGATGGGAGTGTCGACCGAAGAGACTTAGTGCATGGCGTACAGGAGCGGAGAGACAATCGAGTAGGGGAGTCCGGGCGACTGGGGAGCCGGGATCCGTAGCGGATGGGAAGATATGCCGGCGAAAGAGCATGCGTTGTGAAGATCGGGATGGTCTGTCCTTACTCGTTTGATGTGCACGGCGGTGTCCAGGCGCACGTGGCTGAACTCGCTGGAGTCCTCATCGAGATGGGACACACCGTGAGCGTGCTCGCGCCCGCTTCCGACGATGTTGAACTCCCGTCGTATGTCGTCTCAGCTGGGCGAGCACTGCCGATCCCGTATAACGGCTCGGTGGCGCGGCTGAGCTTTGGTCCCGTCGCCTACGCGCGGGTACGCCGCTGGCTCACTGAGAATCAGTTCGACGTGGTGCACCTCCACGAGCCCAACGCGCCGAGCCTGTCGATGCTCGCATTGAGCCTCGCGGATATTCCAGTCGTGGCCACCTTCCACACGTCGACAACCAAATCGCTCGT is from Hoyosella subflava DQS3-9A1 and encodes:
- the pgsA gene encoding phosphatidylinositol phosphate synthase; amino-acid sequence: MLSVFGRPSVSKVTAPLGRALVRAGISPDAVTIAGTTATVAAALTLFPTGHLFWGAVVIALFVLFDLVDGAMARARGGGTPYGAVLDATCDRIADGAIFAALAWWAVYHEESRPLVAATLICLVTSQVVSYAKARAEASGLTADGGLIERSDRLVIVLLGAGFTGIGVFWAIHVAMWLLAIGSIVTVIQRVAAVRRSPGALAVMTETQPETPQEPQ
- a CDS encoding HIT family protein, producing MVDHDQLVDSGVGVPDRLQRIWTPHRMSYIADSSVPEKDEGCPLCRIPQMSDEEGLVIARGRTVYAVLNLYPYNPGHLMIVPYRHVADLTELNESESNELTAFTQVALRVIRGVSQPHGFNVGLNLGAAAGGSLSAHLHQHLVPRWVGDANFITVTGETKVLPQLLRETRSLLSLAWDTPQTET
- a CDS encoding phosphatidylinositol mannoside acyltransferase gives rise to the protein MSDSPALVDTFSDYAFATGWRLVRSLPEPVAAGTFNMGADYAARGGGPNQLRKNLARVLGVHPVAVPGVLMRAAMRSYARYWREAFRLPSMDLVEVARSIDESVHGRENLLNPHADGRGVVLALPHSGNWDLAGVWLVHTLGRFSTVAERLKPESLYQRFVDYRESLGFEIFPTSGGERPPSQVLKERLTEGKVVCLLADRDLTAAGIPVDFFGGRTSFPAGPAKLAQETGAALVPVHCWFTPNGWGFKVEPEIDLAQGVASATQELADVFSLNIVRYPADWHMLQPLWWEDLSKERLARMGVSTEET